One Edaphobacter flagellatus genomic region harbors:
- a CDS encoding cytochrome c oxidase subunit I: MSATSSTIVNLPDQRTATLPKKNYINAEDGLLSWLLTGDHKRIAILYLISITFFFFIGGLFAGLIRLELLTPQPDLVASDTYNKLFTMHGIVMIFLFLVPSVPATIGNFLIPIMIGAKDLAFPKINLLSWYLYMAGAAFTMAALVLGGVDTGWTFTTPLSTHYLNTHVVTAGLGVFIIGFSSIFTGLNFIVTIHRMRAPGMTWFRLPLFVWSNYAASILMVLGTPVLAITLVLVVLERTIHIGVFDPTLGGDPLLFQHLFWFYSHPAVYIMILPGMGVISEIMSTFSRKRVFGYSAVAFSSVAIALFGFFVWAHHMFIMGVSNYSALVFSLLTMLVAVPSAIKVFNWSFTMQKGSITFETPMLYALAFIGLFTIGGLTGVFLGSLGMDIHLTETYFIVAHFHYVMVGGMLMAFLGGVHFWWPKMTGRMYPESLSKLSAVTSFIGFNLTFMPQFILGYLGMPRRYHSYPAEYQVLNVLSTAGATVLGIGFLLPLIYLAWSLKYGEIAGNNPWQATGLEWQIQSPPLTENFTETPVIDYEAYDYEWLAHKTAQEVTTVG; the protein is encoded by the coding sequence ATGAGCGCAACCAGTTCAACCATCGTCAACCTGCCTGACCAGAGAACGGCCACGCTTCCGAAGAAGAACTACATCAATGCGGAAGACGGCCTGCTGAGCTGGCTGCTGACAGGCGATCACAAACGCATCGCGATCCTGTACCTGATCTCGATCACGTTCTTCTTCTTCATCGGCGGACTCTTTGCGGGTCTGATTCGGCTGGAGTTGTTGACGCCGCAGCCCGACCTGGTTGCTTCGGACACCTACAACAAGCTCTTCACGATGCACGGTATCGTGATGATCTTCTTGTTCCTGGTGCCCTCGGTTCCGGCGACCATCGGCAACTTCCTGATCCCGATTATGATCGGCGCCAAGGATCTCGCGTTCCCGAAGATCAACCTGCTGAGCTGGTACCTCTACATGGCTGGCGCGGCGTTCACGATGGCCGCTCTGGTGCTCGGCGGCGTCGATACCGGCTGGACCTTTACCACGCCGCTTTCGACGCACTACCTGAACACACATGTGGTGACGGCCGGACTTGGCGTCTTCATCATAGGGTTCTCGTCGATCTTTACCGGGCTGAACTTTATCGTCACCATTCACCGCATGCGTGCGCCGGGCATGACGTGGTTCCGCCTGCCGCTCTTTGTGTGGTCGAACTATGCGGCCTCAATTCTGATGGTGCTCGGAACCCCGGTGTTGGCGATCACGCTGGTCCTTGTCGTGCTGGAGCGCACGATCCATATCGGCGTCTTCGACCCGACGCTGGGCGGCGATCCGTTGCTCTTCCAGCATCTGTTCTGGTTCTACTCGCACCCGGCCGTATACATCATGATTCTTCCGGGTATGGGCGTGATCTCGGAGATCATGTCGACGTTCAGCCGTAAGCGTGTCTTCGGTTATTCGGCCGTGGCGTTCTCCTCGGTGGCAATCGCGCTGTTCGGCTTCTTCGTCTGGGCGCACCACATGTTCATCATGGGCGTGTCGAACTATTCGGCGCTGGTGTTCTCACTGCTGACCATGCTCGTCGCCGTGCCTTCGGCCATCAAGGTCTTCAACTGGTCGTTCACGATGCAGAAGGGCTCGATCACCTTTGAGACTCCGATGCTGTATGCGCTGGCCTTCATCGGCCTGTTCACGATCGGCGGATTGACGGGCGTCTTCCTCGGCTCGCTCGGTATGGACATCCACCTCACCGAGACCTACTTCATCGTCGCGCACTTCCACTACGTCATGGTGGGCGGCATGTTGATGGCCTTCCTGGGCGGCGTCCACTTCTGGTGGCCGAAGATGACAGGTCGCATGTATCCGGAGTCGCTGTCGAAGCTGTCGGCTGTAACCAGCTTCATCGGCTTCAACCTGACCTTCATGCCGCAGTTCATCCTCGGCTATCTGGGCATGCCGCGCCGCTATCATTCGTACCCGGCGGAGTACCAGGTGCTGAACGTACTTTCGACCGCAGGCGCAACGGTGCTCGGCATCGGCTTCCTGCTGCCTCTGATCTATCTGGCATGGTCGTTGAAGTACGGCGAGATCGCGGGCAACAACCCCTGGCAGGCGACCGGCCTTGAGTGGCAGATCCAGTCGCCGCCGCTGACCGAGAATTTCACCGAGACCCCCGTGATCGATTACGAGGCATACGACTACGAGTGGCTCGCTCACAAGACTGCACAAGAGGTGACGACCGTTGGATAA
- the coxB gene encoding cytochrome c oxidase subunit II: protein MQISPVLWQFLVKWLHSSALFPSEASTIAPYTDALYFFLLLITVVGLVLVGTLVFGFSIRYRRARNPVATQVEGSTLLEATWTIIPLALFLICFVWGALLYFRIYNPPANAMNIYVVGKQWMWKAEHPGGQHEINALHVPTGQPVQLTMISQDVFHSFSIPDFRVKREVIPGRYSTVWFEATTPGTYHIFCTQYCGTKHSGMIGEVTVLTPDEYKKWTEGSTSGMSLAQNGERLFASMGCNSCHNGEATARGPNLAGVYGSKLRLANGSEVLVNDAYLRDAILNPSQHITAGYAPIMPTYQGQISEEGLIDLVEYLKSLKTNYRVQQTLTTSESNNQAAPATPEVVKP from the coding sequence ATGCAGATCAGTCCTGTACTGTGGCAATTTCTGGTGAAGTGGCTTCACTCCTCGGCGCTGTTCCCGAGCGAGGCGTCGACGATCGCGCCATACACCGACGCGCTCTACTTCTTCCTTCTGCTGATTACGGTCGTCGGCCTGGTGCTGGTGGGCACGCTCGTCTTCGGTTTCTCCATCCGCTACCGCAGGGCTCGCAACCCGGTCGCCACGCAGGTCGAGGGCTCGACGCTGCTGGAAGCGACGTGGACCATTATTCCGCTGGCGCTCTTCCTTATCTGCTTCGTCTGGGGCGCGCTGCTCTACTTCCGTATCTACAATCCTCCTGCTAACGCGATGAACATCTACGTGGTGGGCAAGCAGTGGATGTGGAAGGCCGAGCATCCGGGCGGCCAGCACGAGATCAACGCGCTGCATGTTCCTACCGGCCAGCCGGTACAGCTGACGATGATTTCGCAGGACGTCTTCCACAGCTTCTCGATCCCGGACTTCCGCGTGAAGCGTGAGGTCATTCCAGGACGCTATTCGACGGTATGGTTTGAGGCGACGACGCCCGGCACGTACCACATCTTCTGCACGCAGTATTGCGGCACCAAGCACTCAGGCATGATCGGCGAAGTTACGGTGCTGACGCCTGATGAATATAAGAAGTGGACCGAGGGTTCGACCAGCGGCATGTCGCTGGCGCAGAACGGCGAGCGGTTGTTCGCTTCCATGGGCTGCAACTCCTGCCATAACGGCGAGGCTACTGCGCGCGGCCCGAATCTGGCGGGAGTCTACGGTTCGAAACTGCGGCTGGCCAACGGCTCCGAGGTTCTCGTCAACGATGCTTATCTTCGTGACGCTATTCTGAATCCGTCACAGCACATTACTGCGGGCTACGCGCCCATCATGCCCACCTACCAGGGGCAGATCAGCGAAGAGGGGCTAATCGATCTGGTGGAGTATCTGAAGTCCCTCAAGACCAACTACCGTGTTCAGCAGACGCTGACCACATCGGAGTCGAATAACCAGGCGGCTCCCGCAACCCCAGAGGTGGTGAAGCCATGA
- a CDS encoding SCO family protein, translating into MSRWWTTRTVGRAATALGCTLLCASSVLAQVAGYGDKQQGENRGDELPQVLQRVGVTQKLNQPLPLDAQFVDESGKTVKLGDYFGKHPAILTLVYFTCPMLCSEELDGLTGALEMVKLTPGKDFDVIVVSIDPNDTPEAAAKKKEFYLKRYGKPETAAGWHFLTGQRPSIDQVTDAVGFGYVRVPGPDGKLTQYAHASSIEVVTTDGKLAQYYLGVEYSPKDILLGLVEASDNKIGSPVANILTYCYHYDPQANKHSLVIARVVQLGGMVTMAGLGGFIFLMFRKDLKLGRDHDLTKKENG; encoded by the coding sequence ATGAGCAGATGGTGGACAACACGGACGGTGGGACGGGCGGCAACGGCGCTCGGCTGCACGCTGCTGTGTGCCTCCAGCGTGTTGGCTCAGGTCGCGGGCTACGGCGACAAACAGCAGGGCGAAAACCGCGGCGACGAGCTGCCGCAGGTGCTGCAGCGTGTCGGCGTGACGCAGAAGCTGAATCAGCCGCTTCCGCTGGATGCTCAGTTTGTCGACGAGAGCGGCAAGACGGTCAAGCTCGGCGACTACTTCGGCAAGCACCCGGCGATTCTGACATTGGTGTACTTCACCTGCCCGATGCTGTGCTCGGAGGAGCTGGACGGTCTGACGGGCGCGCTGGAGATGGTGAAGCTTACTCCGGGCAAGGATTTCGACGTCATCGTCGTTTCAATCGATCCGAACGATACGCCCGAGGCGGCTGCGAAGAAGAAGGAGTTCTACCTGAAGCGTTACGGCAAGCCGGAGACGGCTGCCGGGTGGCACTTCCTGACGGGCCAGCGTCCGTCGATCGATCAGGTGACCGACGCGGTTGGATTCGGGTATGTGCGCGTGCCAGGACCGGACGGCAAGTTGACGCAGTATGCGCATGCCAGCTCGATCGAGGTCGTGACGACCGACGGCAAGCTGGCTCAGTACTATCTCGGCGTGGAGTACTCGCCGAAGGACATTTTGCTGGGGCTGGTTGAGGCCTCGGACAACAAGATTGGGTCGCCGGTCGCCAACATTCTGACCTACTGCTATCACTACGATCCGCAGGCAAACAAGCACTCGCTGGTGATTGCCCGTGTAGTGCAGCTGGGCGGTATGGTCACCATGGCGGGGCTGGGAGGTTTCATCTTCCTGATGTTCCGCAAGGACCTCAAGCTGGGACGCGACCACGATTTGACGAAGAAAGAGAATGGATAA